The Vicia villosa cultivar HV-30 ecotype Madison, WI linkage group LG1, Vvil1.0, whole genome shotgun sequence genome includes a region encoding these proteins:
- the LOC131615142 gene encoding uncharacterized protein LOC131615142: METKVENAIINFNPNTTLDEKPQPKAIIKNKRSKNFFKVALFMMRGHSRKSSKAILPVDDESRSIWRKLVGSMRPMHLQSNKSPPQILNGQSNLKHVKVVVETANDHEGEEDRFHLAYSPSPASSRHASAASSRYASAVGLNEMVEEEKEEEIVNRGSENYGDDGDDMIDAKADEFIAHFYQEMRLQRMDVVDHRYNELSMRSLGL; encoded by the coding sequence ATGGAGACAAAGGTTGAAAACGCAATCATTAACTTTAATCCAAACACAACCCTTGATGAAAAACCTCAACCAAAAGCCATCATCAAGAACAAACGATCAAAGAATTTCTTTAAGGTTGCACTCTTCATGATGCGAGGGCATTCTCGTAAATCATCGAAAGCGATTCTCCCGGTTGACGACGAGTCGAGAAGCATATGGAGGAAGCTTGTTGGGTCCATGAGACCTATGCATCTTCAAAGCAATAAATCTCCACCGCAAATTCTCAACGGTCAGAGTAATCTTAAACATGTGAAAGTGGTAGTTGAAACTGCTAATGATCATGAAGGGGAGGAGGATAGGTTTCATCTTGCGTATTCGCCGTCTCCAGCGAGTAGCCGACACGCATCGGCGGCTAGTAGCCGATACGCTTCGGCGGTGGGACTTAATGAAATGGTTGAGGAGGAGAAAGAGGAAGAGATTGTGAATAGGGGTAGTGAGAATTATGGGGATGATGGTGATGACATGATTGATGCAAAAGCTGATGAGTTTATCGCTCATTTTTATCAAGAAATGAGGTTGCAGCGTATGGATGTTGTGGACCATCGTTACAA